From the genome of Flavobacterium ovatum, one region includes:
- a CDS encoding universal stress protein has translation MKRILFPTDFSEVATNAFVHALEFVNAVQGEIILLHSYDLPPIDDQFFPENFTEVYDTMELAHFDLFKDEIPKLREIIEEHHFTKIKMTHRLMEGDLVENIKKSIKEDAIDIVIMGTSGAAEWEALFAGSNSGSVILGLSVPMLCIPDGVQYKKIKDIGFITHYRPEDKKALHTTLDIAKSLDARIKCLHIKNANTEVTTGTIREWDNEFNKEPITFFTTQSDQIKQVTLDFIEHHNIEVLSMLTYKNSFFEAMFVPNYSKKTPSDIQIPVLAIHA, from the coding sequence ATGAAACGCATTCTATTTCCTACTGATTTTTCTGAAGTTGCTACCAATGCTTTTGTTCACGCTTTGGAGTTTGTCAACGCTGTTCAAGGTGAGATTATTTTATTACATTCCTATGATTTACCTCCTATTGACGATCAATTTTTTCCTGAAAACTTCACTGAAGTATATGATACAATGGAATTAGCACATTTTGATTTGTTTAAGGATGAGATTCCCAAACTTCGCGAAATAATCGAAGAACATCATTTTACTAAGATTAAAATGACCCATCGCTTAATGGAAGGGGATTTGGTCGAAAATATAAAAAAATCAATTAAAGAGGATGCTATTGACATTGTAATCATGGGAACCTCTGGCGCAGCCGAATGGGAAGCACTATTTGCAGGGTCTAATTCGGGATCGGTAATTTTAGGATTATCAGTTCCTATGTTGTGTATTCCTGATGGCGTTCAGTATAAAAAAATAAAAGACATTGGTTTCATAACCCATTACCGTCCTGAGGATAAGAAAGCGCTACATACTACATTGGACATAGCCAAAAGTTTAGATGCAAGAATCAAATGCTTACATATAAAAAATGCTAATACTGAAGTAACTACAGGTACCATTAGAGAATGGGATAATGAATTTAATAAAGAACCTATCACATTCTTTACGACTCAAAGCGACCAAATCAAACAAGTGACTTTGGATTTTATAGAACATCATAACATAGAAGTTTTATCTATGTTGACCTATAAAAACAGTTTTTTTGAAGCTATGTTTGTGCCTAATTATTCTAAAAAAACACCATCAGATATCCAAATTCCTGTTTTAGCAATTCATGCCTAA
- a CDS encoding universal stress protein, which yields MKRILFPTDFSEVANNAFVHALELAKTMQGELIVLHSFELPVVDNQFFPENYMVIYESLELAQFDMFKDEIPKLRAIAEERNLDKIKMTHRLMDGDLTFNIKKAIKEDHIDFVVMGTSGASGWESFFLGTNSGNVITDISVPMLCVPHDVPFRKIHTIGFTTRFRPKDKKALKNVLKIARKTNAEIKCLYVKTNESDVDEATVKEWEKEFENDSVTFTIIISNEVKETILDFILQRDIDILTMLTYKKGFFEGLFHSSLTKKIATEYSTPVLAIPIE from the coding sequence ATGAAACGTATTTTATTTCCCACTGATTTTTCCGAAGTCGCAAATAATGCCTTCGTTCATGCTCTAGAACTAGCCAAAACCATGCAAGGCGAGTTGATCGTGCTACATAGTTTTGAATTGCCAGTAGTGGACAATCAGTTTTTTCCAGAAAACTATATGGTCATTTATGAATCGTTAGAATTGGCGCAATTTGACATGTTTAAAGATGAAATTCCTAAACTTCGTGCCATTGCCGAAGAACGAAATTTAGACAAGATTAAAATGACCCACCGATTAATGGATGGAGATTTAACGTTTAATATTAAAAAAGCCATTAAAGAAGATCATATCGATTTTGTAGTCATGGGGACCTCGGGGGCTTCAGGTTGGGAATCTTTTTTCCTAGGGACTAATTCGGGTAATGTGATAACTGATATCAGTGTGCCCATGCTTTGTGTGCCGCATGATGTGCCTTTTCGAAAAATTCACACCATTGGGTTTACCACTCGCTTTAGGCCTAAAGATAAAAAAGCATTAAAAAATGTCTTGAAAATTGCTCGTAAAACAAATGCTGAAATCAAGTGTTTGTATGTGAAAACAAATGAGTCAGATGTTGATGAAGCTACTGTGAAAGAATGGGAAAAAGAATTTGAAAATGACTCTGTGACTTTTACTATAATTATTTCTAATGAAGTTAAAGAAACGATTCTGGATTTTATTTTACAAAGAGACATCGATATACTTACAATGCTCACCTACAAAAAAGGCTTTTTTGAAGGCTTATTTCATTCTAGTTTGACTAAAAAAATTGCTACGGAATATTCGACTCCTGTGTTGGCTATTCCTATTGAATAA
- a CDS encoding CDGSH iron-sulfur domain-containing protein: protein MAWCGCKQSGNVPFCDGTHKSL from the coding sequence GTGGCTTGGTGTGGATGCAAGCAGTCTGGTAACGTACCATTTTGCGATGGGACACACAAATCCTTATAA
- a CDS encoding CDGSH iron-sulfur domain-containing protein gives MKKPSIPQKEPYVIKVSAGTYAWCACGESKNQPYRDGSHKKTDLSPIIEIIT, from the coding sequence ATGAAAAAACCAAGTATTCCTCAAAAAGAACCTTATGTAATTAAGGTTTCTGCCGGTACTTATGCGTGGTGCGCTTGCGGCGAAAGTAAAAACCAACCTTACCGTGACGGCTCACATAAAAAAACAGACCTTAGTCCTATTATAGAAATCATAACCTAA
- the msrA gene encoding peptide-methionine (S)-S-oxide reductase MsrA, with translation MLKWLDIIKYANYGNPASDNKIEKSEEEWKLVLTNEEFVITRQKGNERAFSSESYNLISAEKYACICCQTLLFNSNEKFKSTTGWPSFTQPLNKNAVAFHKDGSAIEVVCNSCEAHLGYVFPDGPPPSGLRFCINAIALKKIDSEERKCTFGGGCFWCTEALFQQLKGIIKIESGYSGGRISNPTYREVCSGTTGHAEVIEISYLPNEISFSDLVRIHLTSHNPTRPQLEEKEWGTQYRSILFYRNQIEKDAVNDMIKEIQIAYDNPIVTEVVPFEYFYKAEERHQNYYNRNPNGGYCKSIIDPKLKKFKTLYQSKLR, from the coding sequence ATGCTTAAATGGCTCGACATCATCAAATATGCAAACTACGGAAACCCTGCTTCGGATAATAAAATAGAGAAATCAGAGGAAGAATGGAAACTAGTTTTGACCAATGAAGAGTTTGTTATTACCCGTCAAAAGGGAAATGAAAGAGCTTTTAGTTCCGAGAGTTACAACTTAATTAGCGCCGAAAAATATGCTTGTATCTGCTGCCAAACCCTTTTATTTAATAGTAACGAAAAATTCAAGAGTACTACAGGATGGCCTAGTTTTACGCAACCTTTAAATAAAAATGCTGTTGCTTTTCATAAAGACGGTTCGGCAATTGAAGTAGTTTGCAATAGTTGCGAAGCGCATTTAGGATATGTATTCCCTGATGGTCCACCACCAAGCGGTTTGCGGTTTTGTATTAATGCTATTGCTTTGAAAAAAATTGATTCGGAAGAAAGAAAATGCACTTTTGGTGGCGGTTGCTTTTGGTGTACAGAAGCCCTTTTTCAACAATTGAAAGGTATTATTAAAATTGAAAGTGGTTATAGCGGTGGACGAATTTCGAATCCTACTTATAGAGAAGTTTGTAGTGGTACCACGGGTCACGCTGAAGTTATAGAGATTAGTTATCTACCTAATGAAATTAGCTTTTCGGATTTGGTACGGATTCATTTGACATCCCACAATCCTACTCGCCCACAATTAGAGGAGAAAGAATGGGGAACTCAATATCGAAGTATTCTATTTTATAGAAATCAAATAGAGAAAGACGCCGTAAACGATATGATCAAGGAAATTCAAATAGCGTACGACAATCCAATTGTAACTGAAGTTGTTCCTTTTGAGTATTTCTACAAAGCAGAAGAACGCCATCAAAATTATTACAACCGCAACCCTAATGGTGGTTATTGTAAAAGTATAATAGACCCTAAATTAAAGAAATTCAAAACCTTATATCAATCCAAATTAAGATAA
- a CDS encoding thioredoxin-like domain-containing protein translates to MNQNHSYGILGQTAPKWEVSSWINENGELDDRIDFGNYIGKKRVLFFFQDWCQGCHTIGFPALKRLITVLVKNKNIAIFAIQTVFEGQLENTFDKLLVNQKKYALKIPFGHDSGDATTLFISKTMQHYQTRGTPWFVIIDSNGIVVFNDFHLNSKTAIGYLQSTQD, encoded by the coding sequence ATGAACCAAAACCACTCTTATGGAATTTTGGGACAGACTGCTCCAAAATGGGAAGTTTCCAGTTGGATTAATGAAAACGGGGAACTTGATGACCGTATTGATTTTGGAAATTATATAGGTAAAAAAAGAGTTTTGTTCTTTTTCCAAGATTGGTGTCAAGGTTGTCACACTATTGGATTTCCGGCTTTAAAGAGATTGATAACAGTATTAGTTAAAAATAAAAATATTGCTATTTTTGCTATTCAAACTGTTTTTGAAGGGCAACTTGAGAATACCTTTGACAAACTCCTCGTAAATCAAAAAAAATACGCTTTAAAAATACCTTTTGGACACGATAGTGGCGATGCGACTACCCTTTTTATTTCTAAAACAATGCAGCATTATCAAACTAGAGGGACACCTTGGTTTGTTATTATTGATTCAAACGGGATCGTTGTTTTCAATGACTTTCATCTCAATTCAAAAACGGCAATAGGTTATTTACAATCTACACAAGATTAA
- a CDS encoding 2-dehydropantoate 2-reductase, translating to MHTRIGILGLGGVGGYFGGLLAKEFVDSDTVEIVFIARGLTQKQVIEKGLKIVDDKSELTVFPSKISDKPEEIGKLDYLICATKTYDIESSLASIAGCITKNTLILPLYNGVDAAERIQILFPDTEVLLGCVYIVSKIETPGVIRKMGLYEKLFFGSSTAPMGKLKKLQVLFQQAKIQSYLVDTIEETVWEKFIFISALASATSYFNQSIGQILENAESRQLYIALLHEITLLAAVKGLDLPNDIILQTILKLEKSPHDETSSMNRDIRAGNKFELASLIEYVVNEGLKYEVETPSYKMVWERLSTIKADV from the coding sequence ATGCATACTCGAATAGGAATATTAGGATTAGGTGGAGTAGGAGGTTACTTTGGTGGACTTTTGGCCAAGGAATTTGTTGATTCGGATACTGTCGAAATTGTATTTATTGCTCGTGGGCTAACCCAAAAACAAGTTATTGAAAAGGGGTTGAAAATTGTAGATGATAAATCAGAATTAACTGTTTTTCCATCTAAAATATCTGATAAGCCTGAGGAAATTGGGAAACTCGATTATTTAATTTGCGCTACTAAGACCTATGATATAGAATCTAGTTTGGCTTCAATAGCAGGTTGTATTACCAAGAATACACTAATCCTTCCTTTATATAATGGAGTAGATGCTGCCGAACGTATCCAAATTTTGTTTCCAGATACTGAAGTTTTGTTGGGCTGTGTTTATATCGTCTCTAAGATTGAAACTCCAGGTGTAATTCGCAAAATGGGATTATATGAAAAATTGTTTTTTGGTTCGTCAACGGCTCCTATGGGGAAATTGAAAAAACTGCAAGTGCTTTTTCAACAAGCCAAAATCCAGAGCTATTTGGTTGATACCATTGAAGAGACCGTTTGGGAGAAATTTATTTTTATTTCAGCATTAGCTTCGGCTACCTCTTATTTTAATCAAAGTATTGGTCAGATTTTAGAGAATGCCGAAAGTCGCCAACTCTATATTGCCTTATTACACGAAATCACTTTGTTAGCAGCAGTTAAAGGCTTGGATTTACCTAATGATATTATTTTGCAAACGATTTTGAAACTTGAAAAATCTCCTCATGATGAAACTTCATCAATGAATAGAGATATTCGAGCAGGAAATAAATTTGAATTAGCTTCGTTAATAGAGTATGTTGTTAATGAGGGGCTTAAATACGAGGTGGAAACACCAAGCTATAAAATGGTTTGGGAAAGGTTGTCAACTATCAAAGCTGACGTTTAA
- a CDS encoding RsmD family RNA methyltransferase, which produces MRIISGKFKGRRISPPKGLPVRPTTDMSKEALFNVLNNHFNFEGLKVLDLFSGTGNISYEFASRGSSPITSVDGDFGCVKFIKQTADEYDFNIAATKSDIFKFLERNNASYDIIFADPPYNFDQKTFEKIVSLIFERNSLNDDGMMVIEHSKYTKLDHMIHFSFKKTYGGSIFSFFEINNATEEVLEENGNGEEE; this is translated from the coding sequence ATGAGAATCATTTCAGGAAAATTCAAAGGCAGACGCATCTCTCCTCCAAAAGGACTTCCCGTGCGTCCCACAACCGACATGTCAAAGGAAGCTTTATTCAATGTATTGAATAACCATTTCAATTTTGAAGGATTAAAAGTCTTAGACTTATTTTCAGGAACAGGAAATATCAGTTACGAATTTGCTTCTAGAGGAAGTTCGCCTATAACTTCAGTTGATGGTGATTTTGGTTGTGTAAAATTTATAAAACAAACGGCAGACGAATATGACTTTAATATTGCTGCTACTAAAAGTGATATTTTTAAGTTTTTAGAAAGAAACAATGCTTCGTACGACATTATTTTTGCTGACCCTCCCTATAATTTTGATCAAAAAACTTTTGAAAAAATAGTTTCTTTAATCTTTGAAAGAAACAGTTTGAATGATGATGGAATGATGGTTATTGAACATTCTAAATACACCAAACTGGATCACATGATTCATTTCTCCTTCAAAAAAACGTACGGAGGATCTATCTTTAGTTTTTTTGAGATAAATAATGCTACCGAAGAAGTTTTAGAGGAAAATGGTAATGGCGAAGAGGAGTAA
- a CDS encoding DUF3822 family protein, with the protein MSITEKKYKKLSIQVSLTGLSFCCFDTLNNTISSFNEVGFDTIDKGIKIEELFSDAFEKHPELSESYDDVMIIHNNNLSTLVPTALFDENFLGSYLQYNTKVFDTDFFAFDEISNYQINSVYIPYVNMNNYFIDKYGSFDYKHANSILVTKLMDESKNNDTKTMWVHFAQGHFEIIVIQNQKLLLFNSFEYQSPEDFLYYLLFTSEQLQMNPENLPLELIGDITTDCPFYKIAYKYIRNINLKEVEDLRWNNYFSEAENRKHFILFNS; encoded by the coding sequence ATGAGCATCACCGAAAAGAAATATAAAAAACTATCCATTCAAGTTTCCTTGACTGGGCTTTCTTTTTGTTGTTTTGACACCTTGAATAACACGATATCTTCTTTCAATGAAGTTGGTTTTGATACTATCGATAAAGGAATTAAGATTGAAGAGTTATTTTCTGATGCTTTTGAAAAACACCCTGAGTTGAGCGAAAGCTATGATGATGTAATGATTATACACAACAATAACCTTTCTACTTTAGTTCCTACTGCTCTATTTGATGAAAACTTCTTAGGCAGTTATTTACAATATAATACCAAGGTTTTTGATACGGATTTTTTTGCTTTCGATGAAATCAGCAATTACCAAATCAATTCGGTTTATATTCCATACGTCAATATGAATAACTATTTTATTGATAAGTATGGAAGTTTTGATTACAAGCATGCAAATAGTATTTTGGTTACCAAATTAATGGATGAATCCAAAAATAATGACACTAAAACTATGTGGGTTCATTTTGCTCAAGGGCATTTTGAAATTATTGTGATTCAAAATCAAAAATTGCTTTTATTCAATTCATTTGAATATCAATCTCCGGAGGATTTCCTATACTATTTATTATTTACTTCCGAACAACTCCAAATGAATCCAGAAAATTTACCTTTGGAATTAATTGGAGATATTACTACAGACTGCCCATTTTACAAAATAGCTTATAAATACATTCGCAATATCAACTTAAAAGAGGTTGAAGATTTGCGATGGAACAATTATTTTTCTGAGGCCGAAAACAGAAAACATTTTATACTTTTCAACTCATGA
- a CDS encoding DNA topoisomerase 3, which yields MKVCIAEKPSVAREIASVLGANTKHDGYFEGNGYAVTYTFGHLCTLKEPNDYKPYWKSWDLNNLPMLPEKFETKVVENSGIQKQFKIIKSLFDKATLVINCGDAGQEGELIQRWVMNEANYKGEVQRLWISSLTTEAIKEGFENLKPSANYDNLYYAGFSRAIGDWLLGMNATRLYTVKHGGYKQVLSIGRVQTPTLAMVVDRWKDIENFKPQPYWELQTLYRETLFSYEEGRFLKKEDGELLANKVQESEFEIVSIEKKNGNEFAPKLFDLTGLQVYCNTKFGFSAEETLKIAQTLYEQKVVTYPRVDTTFLPNDIYPKVPGILQKLTNYAALTEPLLGKKIKKSTKVFNDKKVTDHHAIIPTGIQANLQHNQQLVYDMITKRFIAVFYDDCLVANTTVIGKAAEVMFKTTGKVILKKGFRVVFETSKKDSPNVKEKEADLLPDFIIGEKGPHQPSFLEKETKPPNQFTEATLLRAMETAGKQVDDEDLRELMKENGIGRPSTRANIIETLFKRQYIVRNKKQVLPTPTGIQLIDTIQNDLIKSAELTGSWEKQLKDIEKGTYSAAAFIKNMKQMVDALVYEVRSETVRANISHAGNVQKEKAVVEKKKTAGITAEVCPKCKKNTLIKGKSAYGCGNYSSGCDFVLPFTFADKKISENQYLRLLQKGSTVNLKDFKTDAGTVEGLLRLDENFKLKLETKKTATPTPPTDKKSSSDDLPCPKCQKGIVIKGKTAYGCSNYKLGCDFKVLFDLVREKLKDQKPSKELVYKILRENF from the coding sequence ATGAAGGTTTGTATTGCCGAAAAGCCCAGTGTAGCACGAGAAATTGCATCCGTATTAGGAGCCAACACCAAACATGATGGCTACTTTGAAGGGAATGGCTATGCGGTAACCTATACTTTTGGTCACCTTTGTACCCTCAAAGAACCCAACGATTACAAACCCTATTGGAAAAGTTGGGACTTGAACAACCTACCAATGCTTCCAGAAAAATTCGAGACCAAAGTCGTGGAGAATTCTGGAATTCAAAAGCAATTCAAAATCATCAAAAGTTTGTTTGACAAAGCCACATTGGTCATCAACTGTGGGGATGCTGGACAAGAAGGAGAACTGATTCAGCGCTGGGTGATGAACGAAGCCAATTACAAAGGCGAAGTACAACGACTGTGGATTTCATCCCTTACAACCGAAGCTATAAAAGAAGGATTTGAAAACCTAAAACCCTCTGCCAACTACGATAATTTATACTACGCTGGCTTTTCTAGAGCCATTGGCGATTGGTTATTAGGCATGAATGCTACCCGATTGTACACTGTAAAACACGGCGGATACAAACAAGTACTATCTATTGGTCGCGTGCAAACGCCTACTTTGGCAATGGTCGTCGATCGTTGGAAAGACATTGAAAATTTCAAACCACAACCTTATTGGGAATTACAAACATTATATAGAGAAACGCTTTTTAGTTATGAAGAAGGTCGTTTTTTAAAGAAAGAAGACGGAGAGCTTTTGGCGAATAAAGTCCAAGAAAGCGAGTTCGAAATTGTTTCTATCGAAAAAAAGAATGGAAACGAATTTGCTCCCAAACTATTTGATTTAACGGGTTTACAAGTGTATTGCAATACGAAATTTGGATTTTCGGCAGAGGAAACTTTGAAGATAGCTCAGACTTTGTACGAACAAAAAGTAGTAACCTATCCCAGAGTAGATACTACTTTTTTACCGAATGACATTTACCCGAAAGTCCCTGGTATTTTACAAAAGCTGACGAATTATGCAGCATTGACCGAACCGCTTTTGGGAAAAAAGATTAAAAAATCGACCAAGGTTTTTAATGATAAAAAAGTAACAGATCACCACGCTATCATTCCAACGGGAATACAAGCCAATTTACAACACAACCAGCAATTGGTGTATGATATGATTACCAAGCGTTTTATTGCTGTTTTTTATGACGATTGTTTAGTCGCTAATACAACAGTAATAGGAAAAGCGGCTGAAGTTATGTTTAAAACGACAGGTAAAGTAATTCTAAAAAAAGGATTTAGAGTGGTTTTTGAGACATCGAAAAAGGACAGTCCTAATGTTAAAGAAAAAGAAGCGGATTTATTACCTGATTTTATCATTGGAGAAAAAGGGCCACACCAACCTTCGTTTTTAGAAAAAGAAACCAAACCACCCAATCAGTTTACGGAGGCAACTTTATTGCGTGCTATGGAAACGGCAGGAAAACAAGTCGACGACGAAGATTTAAGGGAATTGATGAAAGAAAACGGAATAGGACGTCCGTCAACGCGAGCGAATATTATTGAAACGCTTTTCAAACGCCAGTATATTGTTCGAAATAAAAAACAGGTTTTACCCACACCAACCGGAATCCAATTGATTGATACGATTCAGAACGATTTAATCAAGTCGGCGGAATTGACGGGATCTTGGGAAAAGCAGTTGAAAGACATAGAAAAAGGAACTTACTCAGCCGCAGCCTTCATAAAGAACATGAAGCAAATGGTGGATGCTTTGGTGTATGAAGTTCGAAGTGAAACCGTTCGTGCCAATATTTCACATGCAGGGAACGTTCAGAAAGAGAAAGCGGTTGTTGAGAAAAAGAAAACGGCTGGAATCACGGCTGAAGTTTGTCCGAAATGCAAAAAGAACACCCTGATTAAAGGAAAATCGGCTTATGGCTGTGGCAATTATAGCTCTGGCTGTGATTTTGTTTTGCCTTTTACATTCGCCGATAAAAAAATATCCGAAAACCAATATTTACGATTGTTACAAAAAGGTTCTACTGTCAACTTAAAAGACTTTAAAACCGATGCTGGAACGGTAGAAGGTTTATTGCGTTTGGATGAAAATTTCAAATTAAAACTAGAAACTAAAAAAACAGCGACTCCTACTCCACCAACAGATAAGAAATCTAGTTCAGATGATTTACCTTGTCCAAAATGCCAAAAAGGAATCGTTATCAAGGGAAAAACGGCTTATGGCTGTAGCAACTACAAACTGGGTTGTGATTTTAAAGTACTTTTTGATTTGGTTCGAGAAAAATTAAAAGACCAAAAACCTAGCAAAGAACTGGTTTATAAAATTTTGAGGGAAAATTTTTAA
- a CDS encoding nitroreductase family protein: MNILELIEKRYTAKHYNVDKEIPQDKIDSLKEILRLTPSSINIQPWKFTFVQNQEVKTKLAAVSMHNGDKINQAKLLVVFSAVEDLDAFQKVVDTELPQARREWYNKIKASTSEADLKIWFAKQVYIALGVGLTASIAMELDSTAMEGIESDKYMAILNMSSHKPLFAMAVGYGAEDDSNHIDKTPKSRRLLENVIETI; encoded by the coding sequence ATGAATATTTTAGAATTAATCGAAAAAAGATACACTGCAAAGCACTATAATGTTGACAAAGAAATCCCTCAAGACAAAATTGATTCTTTGAAAGAAATTCTGCGTCTTACCCCTTCGTCTATTAATATTCAGCCTTGGAAATTTACTTTCGTTCAAAATCAAGAAGTAAAAACGAAACTAGCTGCGGTATCTATGCACAATGGCGACAAAATTAATCAAGCTAAATTGTTGGTTGTTTTTAGTGCTGTTGAGGATTTAGATGCTTTTCAAAAAGTAGTTGATACTGAATTACCACAAGCAAGAAGAGAATGGTACAACAAAATAAAAGCAAGCACCTCTGAAGCCGATTTAAAAATATGGTTTGCAAAGCAAGTGTATATCGCCTTGGGAGTAGGTTTGACCGCAAGTATAGCAATGGAACTAGATTCTACTGCAATGGAAGGAATCGAATCAGATAAGTACATGGCGATTCTTAATATGTCCTCACACAAACCCCTATTTGCAATGGCAGTTGGTTACGGTGCAGAAGATGATAGTAACCATATTGATAAAACACCAAAATCGAGACGATTATTAGAAAATGTAATTGAGACGATTTAA
- a CDS encoding DUF302 domain-containing protein — MEYYFSKTINDSFENAIQKVTEALKEEGFGILTEIDLKATLKKKLDVDFYNYTILGACNPHAAYKALLAEDKIGTMLPCNVIVQEKVKGQVEVSAVDPAASMQAVENDALGEIAIEIREKLQKVIQNL; from the coding sequence ATGGAATATTATTTCAGTAAAACTATAAATGACAGTTTCGAAAATGCAATCCAAAAAGTTACAGAAGCCCTTAAAGAGGAAGGTTTTGGAATATTAACAGAAATTGACTTGAAAGCAACCCTTAAGAAAAAACTGGATGTAGACTTTTACAATTATACCATTCTGGGTGCTTGTAATCCGCATGCTGCTTATAAAGCACTTTTGGCAGAAGATAAAATAGGAACGATGCTGCCGTGCAATGTAATTGTTCAGGAGAAAGTAAAAGGTCAAGTTGAAGTTTCGGCGGTTGATCCAGCTGCATCCATGCAAGCGGTAGAAAATGATGCACTTGGGGAAATTGCGATAGAAATTAGAGAGAAGCTTCAAAAAGTAATTCAAAATTTATAG
- a CDS encoding IS30 family transposase: MSHLTIEQRYEIATLRSQGFSMSKIGEFVGRDKSVISRELSRNSDQRNNVYKADLAQSKFHFRQRKKAKKIHFTEEIKTLVTSLLKEDFSPEQIVGHCKIKDFKCVSAERIYQFIWDDKKKGGQHYKHLRSKGKRYAKRGALKGSRGIIKDREGIENRPLVVEEKQRIGDLEIDLVIGGNHKGALLTINDRATGVLKMAKIYSKEAREVQGKLIELLMEWKPILHTITSDNGKEFANHKKVSEILEIKYFFANPYCSWERGANENLNGLVRQYFPKKYNFDLITEEEVLRVTNKLNNRPRKRFGFKSPNEIFEQKLKQCA, from the coding sequence ATGTCACATTTAACGATTGAACAAAGATACGAAATTGCTACACTACGTTCGCAAGGATTTTCCATGAGTAAAATTGGAGAGTTTGTAGGTAGAGACAAATCTGTAATTTCAAGAGAACTTTCTAGAAATTCAGACCAAAGAAATAATGTATATAAAGCAGATTTAGCTCAAAGTAAATTCCATTTTCGACAGCGAAAAAAAGCAAAGAAAATACACTTTACTGAAGAGATTAAAACACTTGTAACATCACTATTAAAGGAAGATTTTAGTCCCGAACAAATAGTTGGTCATTGCAAAATAAAAGACTTTAAATGTGTTTCTGCTGAAAGAATTTATCAATTCATTTGGGATGATAAAAAGAAAGGAGGTCAACATTATAAGCACCTTCGCTCAAAAGGTAAGAGATATGCTAAAAGGGGAGCTTTAAAGGGGTCGAGAGGTATTATTAAAGACAGAGAAGGTATCGAAAACAGACCTTTAGTTGTAGAAGAAAAGCAAAGAATAGGTGATCTTGAAATAGATTTGGTTATTGGTGGAAATCACAAAGGAGCTTTATTAACAATAAATGATAGAGCAACAGGCGTGCTAAAAATGGCTAAAATATATAGTAAGGAAGCACGAGAAGTTCAGGGGAAATTAATTGAATTATTAATGGAATGGAAACCTATTTTGCACACTATCACTTCTGATAACGGAAAAGAGTTTGCCAACCACAAAAAAGTGTCAGAAATACTAGAAATTAAATACTTTTTTGCCAACCCATATTGTAGTTGGGAAAGAGGTGCTAATGAAAATTTAAATGGACTAGTAAGGCAATATTTCCCCAAAAAATATAACTTTGATTTAATAACAGAAGAAGAGGTTTTAAGAGTAACAAATAAATTAAACAATAGACCCAGGAAAAGGTTTGGATTTAAAAGTCCAAATGAAATTTTTGAACAAAAACTTAAACAATGTGCATAA